The region ATGtttaaacttgaaaaaaaaaatgcatgacAAAAATAACACTTACAAACTACCCCTTTGGCTTGCATATGAACAGTGAACTGATTTATACTTTTAGCACACAAAGCTAACAAGAAATAACAGTAGACAGATTTGATAACAACAACTAACTAAATTAGATGAATTGTAATATCTCGATACCAATAACAAAACCACCAGCTCAAAATACAATCAGATACCAACAGAGAAAATTCAAAAGTAGCAAGTAGTAAAAATagttcaaactcagctaaaaggATGATAGCCAATGTTAGTTAACAAAAGAGAAACTAAAGAAATTCCCCCTCAATGTTCAGAGGGcatgcaaaagatgaaccacaaCTACTTGGAGGAAGAAGTTGCTTCTTCTTCTTGCGACGCTTGAGGGTGCCCGGCAGCATAACAAACTCCAACTGAAGGGCAGCGATAGGAGGCACAGATTGGGTGTCAGCAGGCCGGGAACCAGTGGCAGTAGGACTAGGGACTTGCTCCCCCTAATATGGTGGTGCTTCCTCAAAAGAATCATCAATAGCGGAGGACGTGACTGAGAGAGAAGGCAGACCAAGGTGACTAAAAACTACATACTGAAATGCTTGATTCTGAGCTTAGGCCAATCTAAACTCAGATTTGAAGGACCGAAACACAGTGCTGAGAGAATGAATCCAGTCAAACAAGAGATACTTCCATGAGGATTGTTTGACACCCAAGGAAGAGGCAGCCATAGGATCCTAAACTGTGGGACCTTTCTTCTTATCTTTGGACCTAGTGGAGGCCATGTTTAGGGCCTTGAGAGAGATGCAGGTGTCCAAGCTTTTGGAAGGGATAGTAGAGGAACAGTGAGCAACGCGTTGAATCAGACAAGGCAAGGGAAAAATCCTAGAGACCCCAAGCCATGGGGCAGCCTCCAATATAACCTTAAACAAACAGTGAGGTAAACTGATAGACTGGCGAGTACCCATAGCGAAGAGAAAGCGAGCCAGATCAGCACCAACCGTGGACTTGAGATCAGTGGGCTACCAATTCAAGATAGCAACAACGTACAAAATGTGGTAGAGAGGGGTGAGTTCAGCAACAAAAACTGCATTGGAAGTGGACCAACTCGAAGAAGGGTTTCCAGTGAGAGTGCGAGCAACCTCATCCATGTCCGGATTAAACTCAGCAGAGAAGGTAGGCTCATCAAGCAGGGGCAGGTGTAAACATTTTGCAATAACCGATGGAGTAAACGGAATCCAATTGCCATGGAAAAATACTTTCCCAAAATTTTGATGAACCGGATCAATAACATCAACAGAAAGGTTAGAATAAAATTCATGGACCAAAGATGGACAGGGCACACGCAGAGCAGACATAGACTCTTTCCACCCATGAAACTTAATAATGTCATACAAGCCCAAAGAAGTAAACTCGGAGTAATCCAACAATTGCTCAGGCAGTAATTTTCGCAAAGAAATAGTCTCAGTGAACAAATTTTTACAGGTTCAATTCAGAAAGACGTTACCTCTAGATGATGAGGAGGCATACGCCTTGCCTTTGGAGAACCGAGAGGAAGACGAGGCCTTTGGTGCAGGTGGGGGCACGACCTTGGGCTTCTTGGTAGGACGCATTGGAGGTGGAGAGTTCGGGGATGACTCGGGCACAACAACAGGAGAGGGCTTACGTTTGCGAGCCAATGTCTTGACCTGACTAGGAGGCTAGGGTGGAGCTGAGGGTAGGGCATGGATTTGGTGGTGGGTGCGGGTGCGAGAGGCTATGCCAGTGGGTTTAGGTGGTGGAGGAGGGGAGGGCCCACGAGTTAGTGGAGAGGAATCACGAAGTGGTAAGGAGGGTGGACGGGGTGGAGGGGTGGGTTCACGAGGAGGTGGGAAAGGTGGAGGGGGTGGAGGGGTGGGTTCACGAGGAGGTGGGAAAGGTGGAGGGGGTGGAGGGGTGGGTTCACGAGGAGCTGGGGAGGGTGGATGGGATGGAGGGGAGGGTTCACGTGGTGTAGAAGGGACAGCCAAAGGTGGGGAAGAAGAGGGGTTGGTGGGGGCAGAGAGCACGAGGTCGGGGAGGGAGGGTTCGAGATTTAGGGGCAGAGAAAGTTGGGCTTCAGGGAGGATGGTGTCTGGGATAGTGAGGGCGGGGTGGTCGGGAGAGGGAGGGGCAGAGGAGTCAGATGTTTTAGGGGACTGGGTAGGAGGCGATTGCGACAGCGAAGGGCGTATAGGCATTTAGTATTGGTAATCAGCATCGGAGAAGAGGGAAGGGAAGGGTACGGGATGGGAGGAAGAGGGAGGAATAAAATGAACAAACAAAAAAAACTGAGAAGAGAtggtttttgaaaaaaaaaaacgacACAGAAGGGACAGAAACAACAAAACCAAAAACTCACaagatacatttttttttaatattatccatatatatttttaaaaaaaaaagaccaaCTGCTTGGAAACAAGAGAACGCACAGAATTTGAAATATTTAAGTGAGAAGAAATAGCATGAAACTATACACAATATAGACAAagataaacatcaaattaaaagACACAAAGCAAAATGAAAGACT is a window of Humulus lupulus chromosome 4, drHumLupu1.1, whole genome shotgun sequence DNA encoding:
- the LOC133832326 gene encoding putative glycine-rich cell wall structural protein 1, whose translation is MPVGLGGGGGEGPRVSGEESRSGKEGGRGGGVGSRGGGKGGGGGGVGSRGGGKGGGGGGVGSRGAGEGGWDGGEGSRGVEGTAKGGEEEGLVGAESTRSGREGSRFRGRESWASGRMVSGIVRAGWSGEGGAEESDVLGDWVGGDCDSEGRIGI